A stretch of DNA from Staphylococcus sp. KG4-3:
CTAACCCATATCAACCGCGTAAAACATTTGATGAGGAACGTTTAAAAGATCTTGCTGAATCTATTAAATTACACGGTATCCTTCAACCAATCGTGTTAAGAAAAACAATCGCTGGTTATAATATCGTTGTAGGTGAAAGACGTTTCAGAGCTGCTGGTATTGCTGGTTTAAGAGAAGTTCCTGCGATTATAAAATCACTAACAGACGAAGATATGATGGAACTAGCTATTATAGAAAATTTACAACGTGAAGATTTAAACGCAATTGAAGAAGCGGAAAGTTATCGTAAACTGATGGACGATTTAAACCTAACACAACAAGCAGTTGCACAGCGTCTAAGTAAATCAAGACCTTATATAGCAAATATGCTACGCTTGTTGCATTTGCCTAAATCAGTCTCTAATATGGTGAAAAATGGTTCGCTATCTGGTGCACATGGACGTACTTTATTGATTGTTAAAGATACTCAAAAAATGCAACGAATCGCTAATAAAGCTTATCAGGAGTCTTGGAGCGTAAGAGAGTTAGAACAATATGTAACTACACATTTCAGTGATAAAAAAGAACAAGCAACTGAAAGTTCAAAGGCTACTAACCCAAAATTTATTCGCCAACAAGAGCGACAATTAAAAGAGCAGTATGGGTCAAATGTAGCGATATCTACTAACAAGACTAAAGGTCAAAT
This window harbors:
- a CDS encoding ParB/RepB/Spo0J family partition protein, whose translation is MKIENEQDQRLTLEADAQVQNIKIQDIKANPYQPRKTFDEERLKDLAESIKLHGILQPIVLRKTIAGYNIVVGERRFRAAGIAGLREVPAIIKSLTDEDMMELAIIENLQREDLNAIEEAESYRKLMDDLNLTQQAVAQRLSKSRPYIANMLRLLHLPKSVSNMVKNGSLSGAHGRTLLIVKDTQKMQRIANKAYQESWSVRELEQYVTTHFSDKKEQATESSKATNPKFIRQQERQLKEQYGSNVAISTNKTKGQITFEFKSEAEFKRLIHQLNDKYNND